The DNA segment GCCCGAGTGCCACAGTGAAAGATCTCGAATGACACAATAAAAAtccttcatgctgcaactaagacctgacccagaaataaataaactttttttttttaagaagagggaAGATTTGAGTTGGACTTTAAGGATGGGAAGACCCCAGGCAGAAGACTCAAGGGAGGAATTGGGCTGGATTTATTTGGGGGGGACAGTAAGCATACCTTCTGAGTCTGTAGGGAAGGGTTTTGTGTGGAGCCAGTGATGACAGGCCGAGTTCTACAGGGACCCCAGGGCCTGCAGAAGAGTGTGGACTGGACGAGTCTGAATTTAGTTAGCAGGCTGACACAAGAGTTGCCATAGATTCTTGAGCAAGGGAGGGCCATGGTGAAATCTGTGTGTCTGGTCTTGAATTGTTAGGTGGCCATGTGACGGTGggctgagagagggagagactggTCGCAGGAGATTTACCGTACTAGTTTGGGTATGAAACATTGAGGTTGAGTGCCATGGCCTTAGGGACATGGTgcgaaaaagaagaaaggagctaaagaagaaagaagagacaggTGAGCCTTAGGGAGACTAAGAGAAGCCTATATTGAATGCATAGTTCagaccccagctctgcctcttactGAATGGGTGACCTTGGGGGAGTTATGAGGCTGATCTTCCATTTCTTCACCTGCAAAATGGATTTAAATAACAGTCCTTGTCTCACAGGGAAGATTCAAAGAAACCATTCAGATTAAGCAGGCAATGTGGTGGCAGCTCGTGGTAACTCAGATCCACAAGGACCAAGGATGACTTGCTTGCAAGGTTCCTGTGTGAAAAGCTGCCTTGGCAAAGACAACTGAAATCATCAGAAAGGGAAACCTTTGGCAAAGACAACTGAAATCATCAGAAAGGGAAACCTGTTTGTTTAGTTGCTGCTTCCTGGGTGGGGTAGGGCTGGGGTAGTGAGGTTTCGTTTTAAACAGAAGCCTTTGGAAATGAAGTCGTAGAAGACAGCCAAGTAGAGATCTCTTAGCAGTgcaagtgtgctcagtcatgtccgactctttttgcaactccatggactgtagcccgccaggctcctctgtccatgggattttccaggcaagaatactgggatgggttgccatttccttctctaggggatcttccccccccccccaaccaagagatggaacccacatctctttcatcttctgcattggcaggtggattctttaccactgagccacctgtgaagcccagagATCTTTTAAGGGCTTGTGGGGGTTTGTGGAAATATGGAAACAGACTGGAGTTCAGGTGAGAGATAAGGATGAActatgaaagttgctaagagagcagaTCCTAAAAAGTCCttttctcaaggaaaaaaaatgtttgtaacaACATATGGTGATGGTTATTAACTAGACTCTTTGGGGATCATTTCGTAATGTTGGGTTAGGGctagggtgggcttcccaggtgaatcagtggtagagaatccacctgccagtgcaggagatgcaagagatataggttggatccctgggtcctgaACATTAAGCAGGCTGCCCCAGCATTGCCCTGACCCCAAGACCAGCTCCTCCCACCTCGTTTCCCTCACCACACTCAGGTCACAGGACCTGGCCTGGCATGGTGGTCTCCTGCCCCCAGGAACCATCACCCTGGCTCTGGCCAACATACCAAGTCTTAAGAGACTGCTGAGAATCCTCGCAGGAGACAGTGACTGGGAAGCCAGGGTGGGAAAATTGAAAATAGGAACCCTAGGTCATTTTCCTGACTCGGTTCATCCATTTTTCCAACATGTCTCTCGTACAGACCCAGCTCCCCTTTACCTTGCTGTGTTTCTAGAGAGGCTTTGGGAAGGTCCTGGTGCCTAAGAGTTGCCCGATTATGTACTTCCactctgggtggggtggggccggAGCACATTCAAATTTCTTAATGGGAATCAACCAACCAGAGTAGAGCTTGGGGGTGTGGTCTTAGCAGCCCCCTGCTGTGCCAGATGTTGTCTCTCAGCTGCTGGCCCTTGGGGAGGGAAGGCGTGAGGCTCAGGCAGGAACCGTTTGCTCACCAGCATGGAAGTCCTTCAATTATTTCCACAGAGATACGGCCATTTCAGCCTGTGCCGGGACCAGCGCTGCCTGCAGCAGCTGCCACCACGGCGTTTTTGCCAAACCTCCGCCTTTAGCCTTTCCAAGGGTTCCGCTGCCGCCTTTCCCTGCCGCCAAGAGAAAAGTTTTCCTTGGATCGTTCTTGACCCTTTAAGGCTGCCCTTGAAAAATAGTGCAGTTATTGAACTAGGACTCACAAAGGCTTCTTCACAAAGGCCTGGTTCAAGTCCACTCATCTTTCTAAgtcttgttttctcatctgtaaaatgggctaacATCCATGCTTCCACCCTGCCAGGTGGCGATGTGTATCCAATATCCATATGCATGTAGAAGGACTTTATGAACAACTTATCAGACATCACTCTTTTATTCTGATGGTGCCCGTAGGAAAATGCTAAGGAggacaaaatgtggtatatcctcTTTCCATTCCTCCTGGAACGATGTTGCTCTCATCTCTGAGGGACAGCAGAGTCCTCAGCCCAGGACAAAGCATACCCCTGCCCATCCTGCAGGTAGGAGGAAGAGTAACCTGAGGATCCAGCATCATTCAGAGCAATTATGCCACTATCACCACCAATCAGGAATGGCTtcttgaaggaaaaaacaaaccagaGAGAGGGCTTGCCAGGGGGGCATGACAGGCAGGAAGAATGGTACAGCTTGGGAAAGGGCACTTCTGTTCCCCCACCTACCCCCAGGACCAGCTCAAGAGCTCAAATCTTGGCTCCATCCCACTTTCCCAAGGCATGACCTTGGTAATTACTTAACCTCAGAGTCTCTGTTTCTCAGGAATAaagttgttgtggtttagtcctaagtcatgtccaactcttttgcaaccccatggactgtagcccgccaggcctctctgtccatgggattctccaagcaagaatactgggatgggttgccatttccttctcaaggtatcttcccggcccagggatcgaacccgagtctcctgctttggcaggtgggttctttaccactgagccaccagggaagttctgggaGTAATGTAGGagcaaaaaaaaatctgcttcatagGGTGGTGGAGAAGATGAAGTAagataatatttgtaaagcacttagcatggtACCTGGCATACAACAGGTGCTCAGTAAAGGAGAGCTCTTAATGAAAGTTTCCACACTCCAGGCCACCCTGCAAAAGCTGAAGGCAGAGGAGTACATCCAACAGAAGAGGGAGCTCTTGGCCCTCTATCGGGACCGAGATGGGGAGTCCCCATGCACCAGGCCCTCCACGCCTTCCCAGGAGGGCTCTCAGAACAGCACGGAGTGCAGGTAAGAACCACAGGGAGCACAAGTTCTCCCAGGGTAGGGGGGCTGCaggctgggaggagaggaaggggaatCTATGAGGCTAGAAATGACAAGTTTGgctgcgggggcggggtgggaccTGATTGAGGAACCCAGGCTATAGTTTGGCACCAGCCCTGTAAAGGACCGCCTTTGGGTTAGCTGGCCTTGGGTGGGCACAGAGTAAAGGAAACAGACAGGAGAGAACTCACCGAGAGGAATAGGCTCCCCAGGCCAGGGGTTTTGCAGAATGTCAGGGCTGTAGGAACCCGGCTAGTTCAAATCTGAACAGATAATGTGAGAGCTTCACCCAAAATAACACAGTTGCTGAACATCTTGGTttgttaaagaggaaaaaaagactcCAGCCATGGTGGGTGAGAACTCAGCAGAGCTCAGGAAAGAGCAAATACTTGATAACAAGTTTCTGGACCCGAACGTAGGGGCTAAAATGCCTTAAAGAAGCTTGTGGTCTAGCCAGTGAGATGAGAAAAACAATCAATGAAGTGCAAACAGTGAGACCAAAATAAGTTTGAAGGAGGGGCCATTTCTGGATGGAGAGATCGAGGGAGATTCCCTGGACTTGAACTTGACCCCTCAGCATCTGACTCTGACCATTTGCTATTAACTGTAGGACTTGCGAGTCCTCGACTGTCATCCCCCACCTGGTGGTGACAGAAGACACAGATGATGATGCCCCCTCGGTACCAGATGACACCTCGGACTCTGGCTACGGCACTCTCATCCCAGGCTCTCCCAAAGAGTCCCACTCCTCACTGAGCCGTCTACGCTTGAGGGCCCTTCGGCGGGACCCTCGCCTCACCTTCTCCACCCTGGAACTCCGAGATGTCCCTCTGCGTCCCCAGCCTTCTGACCCCCAGGCTCCCCAACGCCGAAGCGCCCCTGTACTGCCAGAGGAAGGTGTCCGGAAAGCAGGCAGTCTTCCCAGGGTAGACCCACCGACTTGGTCTGAGGAAGAAGACCGGACCTCAGCGGGCGAGAATGTGGTGGTGGAAACGTTGCAGAGGGCCCAGCTCCGGGGGCAGCTgtgcccctccccaacccacGCTGACTCTTCTGAGGAAAGCCCCTGGGAGTCCTCAGGGGATGAAGAAGAGGGGTATCTCTTCCAGGGACCAGACTacaccccctcccctcacccactcCGGCCCGAGGACATGCTCCGAGAGATCCGTGAGGAACTGGCCAGTCAAAGGATTGAGGGCGTCCCCGAGCCTGGAGACTGCAGGCCTCGCAAGCTGACTCGGGTCCAACTGCAGAGGATGCGAGGGTCTCATGTCGTACACCTGGACACACCCCTGTCCACATCGTAAGTGCAGAACGGAAGCTGGCTTGGGACAGAGTGGAGGGAAAGGCCAGTGTGGAACCAGCGGGGATGCAAGAGGTAGTGGTcgggtggggggggtggttgtGAGATGGGTCAACAtaggagagcttcccaggtggatcagcagtaaagaatccacctgccaatgcaggagacacaaatttgatccctgggtcaggaaggtcccctgcagaaggaaatggcaacccactccagtattcttgcctggaaaatcccacggacagaggagcctggtgggctacagtccacgaggtcacaaagagtcagacatgacttagccactgcgCAAAGGCCAAAAATAAAGGAGGGCAGGAATGGGGGTGGTGGTGTCATGGCAGGGAGAGGCCTTTAGCTTCACTCTTCACCCACGTCTACCTGATACCTGCTTCTTTCCCTTTCAGAGAGGTGTGAGGAACATGAAAGACCCTTAGCATTTCTCCAGGAGGAAATCTCTTCTGATGAATGCTGGTCACCACCTCCACCCTGGGACTCTACCTCAAGGACATTTCCCCAGGCATCCTGCCCCTCCTGCTCAGAGGACTTTGGGGATCAAGAACTGTACATTTATGTATCACAGATACCCCGAAACCCCACATAAAGTTGTGTGTGAAAACCACCGTCCAAGCAGCACTAGATGAGGGCGGAGCAAAGACAACCTGAGGTGGGGGTCAGGGTGGTTGTAACAGACTGAGCACAGGTTGACTCCATCTGTGCCCCACCAGGATCAGGGCTctggcctcctcctccccagcctcccacaACAGCATCATCACTCAGAAAAACCAGTCCCTCCAGGGCAGAGCTTTAATTTGGAAGATTTTAGTGTATTTACAGAAGTccctgcgattcacggggtcgcaaagagccggacgcgactgagcgactgaactgaactgaactgaacagctccCTTTGGAGGCCCCATTGTTCTGTGCTCCCCCGCTGCCTGGGGACAGTTCAGCTGGTCCAGGCAGGGGGACAAAGTTTCTATTAGTGTACAGAGTGGATGAGTGGATGTGCAGAGTGGATACAAAGATGACTTATCTACTGCGAAACCGGCTCAGGGATCGACGTAGGGTCCCCAAGTCGCCTTGCTGGGTTCTCCAAGTCCAAAAAACAGGCAATAAGGCAGGGCGCCCCTCATCTTCGCAACCACTGCCTTGGGCTCCGGGCATTCTCGGCCTCTCTCACGAGTACACACACTCCACATCACACAGACGCACATACAGAGACACAAACACACGCACTGCACGCAGACGCGCACTGCACGCAGACACACACTCAGGCAGCCGAGAAAAGCTATGTACACTGAGTAGCACCAGGTCAGTGGCTGCCAGATCGTGCCTGCTCCTCCAAGACTtcctctccagaaaaaaaaaaaacaggaggtcCACAGGGCATCTCGCAGATCCTTCCGGGCTGCCTGGCGCAGGAAGGAAGCAGCCGTCTGCAGGGCGGGGCGGCCCGCAGTCGGAGGGGCGGGGCTTCACCGGAGAAGGCGGGGCTCGGACGCGAGGCGGGCGGCGCCGCCCAGCGCCTCCTCTATGTTTTCCAGGCAACCCAGCAGGTCCATGTCCCTCAGCACTCGGCCTAGCAGCTCCAGCGTGGCCTCGCGGCGCGGCGTGCTCCGCCGCCAGGCCGCCAACATGCTGTACTGCGCCTCGCGCAGGTGGCGCCCGTTCTCCAGCTCCAGCCGCTCGATCTCGTGCTCGCTCAGTCCCAGCCTCCGCACCAACTCCTTCCATCGCGACGGGGGCACGCCGTCCACCACCGCGTACAGGGTCGCGGGGTCGGCTGCGGGGAGGCAGCGCAGTGAGCCTGGAGCGGCGGCCCTCCGGCCTGGCCCGGCACCGCGCTTGCAACTCAGGGCGCCCCGCCCACCCGCCTCCCCGGCGGGGCCGGTGTTCCCAGAGAGGATGAATGAGGAACTCACCATCCGCGAGCTGATCGGGGGCGCTGGGGGCGCTGGCTTCCCACTTCTGGACTGGGGTGCAGAGGTGGGTGGAGGCCGAAGGCCCCGGGGTGCAGAGGTGGGTGGAGGCCGGAGGCCCCGGGGTACAGAGGTGGGTGGAGGCCGGAGGCCCCGGGGTACAGAGGTGGGTGGAGGCCGGAGACCCCGGGAGGATGGGGCCAGCCTTTAGATGGGGCGGGGCCATCTCGCTGGAGGGAGATGCGACGGCTCCGAAGTTGGACCGGTCACAGGGGATGTAAGGGGGAATGGAGACAGGACCGGAACTTGGGGTGGAGTTGAAGCAGATGGTAGTGGTGGGGTTGAAGCCTGGGGCCGGGACCAGGAGTTCTGGCTCCCCCTGAGGAAGGGACGGCACAGCATTAGCGCAAGAGGATAAACAGCTCCATAGCCCCAGTTCTTCTGGATTATGGATGGGAGCCGGGCTAGAGGGAATCAGGGGAGACCTAGGGCGAGGGGTTGATTCTGGGTGCTTTGGGTGTTACAAGGTAGTAGTGGACAGTTAGGGAAGCCTGGGGGTCATTCCCCGGTATCATCTTACCTCTTTTACCAGAGTCGACTGCCCgcaaactgagaaaaaaagaaacagagcgTCACAAATTTCACTTCCTCTCTCAGCCCTAGTGCCCATCGCAGGACTGGTGGTGGGCCCTTGTGGTGACACGCTTCAGGGCCTATATGACCCCAGGGACGAAAGAATCACTGATGCAGTACGAGATCTCACCAGCCATCCTGTACCAGCTCGGGCCAGCGGGGTCCTTGGCAGGGAACTAAGAGGATACCCTTAATCTCCCTCCGTGCCTGTGCACCCCACCCTCCCTTATCCCTTTGTCCTCCCAAAGTCCCCACTCACTGATGGAGTAGAGCTTGGGCTTCCACCGCTGGTAGCGACATGCTAAGACGACAGAGGCGAAGGATGCCAGGCAAAGCCCGAAGACAATCACCAGGGGTAACAGTACTGTAGTGCCTGGAGACAGAGCAGAAGGTGGTCAGAGGTGAGGGCAGGACCAGATGGATGGGGGCAGGGGCAAGACCAGGAAAGGGCCCCTGGGCTTGGTTGGGCATTAGGATAGTTCTCCTCACCTGGGTCCTGAGAGTCTTTACCAGTTGAAGGTCGGGTTGGACATAACTTCTCGCACTCCTTGTTCTTACAACTAAAAGAAGAGACAGTGCTGGTGAGTAGGGGCCCCCCATTA comes from the Bubalus kerabau isolate K-KA32 ecotype Philippines breed swamp buffalo chromosome 1, PCC_UOA_SB_1v2, whole genome shotgun sequence genome and includes:
- the TNFRSF1A gene encoding tumor necrosis factor receptor superfamily member 1A; translated protein: MGLPTVPGLLLPLVLPALLADVYPAGVHGLVPHPGDLEKRESSCPQGKYNHPQNSTICCTKCHKGTYLYNDCPGPGRDTDCRVCAPGTYTALENHLRRCLSCSRCRDEMFQVEISPCVVDRDTVCGCRKNQYREYWGETGFRCLNCSLCPNGTVNIPCQERQDTICHCHMGFFLKGAKCISCHDCKNKECEKLCPTRPSTGKDSQDPGTTVLLPLVIVFGLCLASFASVVLACRYQRWKPKLYSIICGQSTLVKEGEPELLVPAPGFNPTTTICFNSTPSSGPVSIPPYIPCDRSNFGAVASPSSEMAPPHLKAGPILPGSPASTHLCTPGPPASTHLCTPGPPASTHLCTPGPSASTHLCTPVQKWEASAPSAPDQLADADPATLYAVVDGVPPSRWKELVRRLGLSEHEIERLELENGRHLREAQYSMLAAWRRSTPRREATLELLGRVLRDMDLLGCLENIEEALGGAARLASEPRLLR